A single window of Prosthecochloris marina DNA harbors:
- a CDS encoding sodium-dependent transporter, which translates to MSSETTGRSTWKSRTGFILAAIGSAVGLGNIWRFSYLAYENGGGAFLIPYIFALLTAGIPLLILEFGIGHERIGSAPLAFRKIGRRWEWLGWWPLLFTMFGIVLYYSVVIAWCVDFIFYSFNLSWGDDPDKFFFESFLNLSSSPAEIGIIQTPILISLFIVWLVSWGIIVRGVSRGVELANRVFMPLLLLLTLVLVFWSVNLEGAMVGISAYLKPDFTKLGDPNVWISAYGQIFFTLSLGFGIMIAYASYMPYNSNMTGSAVITALANCGFSLLSGFGVFAILGFMSVTQSKPLEEVVTQSIGLAFVAYPKAISLIGDAGPLFGVLFFLSLTVAGVSSAISIVEAFVSGAKDKFGINRKKLATLLCVLGFAGSIIFTTNGGLFWLDIVDHFINNYGLVMAGLLECIVVGWFFRLDIIRKHLNKVSKMQLGVWWNWVIKLCLPLFLTVILLNQLIRELSVAYGGYSWASLIGIGWSWIGITFLVSFIFAVQPWKTDNHLAKGRGEEL; encoded by the coding sequence ATGTCATCAGAAACTACCGGAAGAAGTACGTGGAAATCAAGAACCGGCTTTATTCTCGCGGCAATAGGGTCTGCTGTAGGGCTCGGTAATATCTGGAGGTTTTCCTACCTGGCTTATGAAAACGGTGGGGGAGCATTTCTGATTCCCTACATTTTTGCGCTTCTCACTGCTGGTATCCCTCTGTTGATCCTCGAGTTCGGGATCGGGCATGAGCGGATTGGCAGTGCTCCCCTAGCGTTCAGGAAGATAGGCAGGCGTTGGGAATGGCTTGGGTGGTGGCCTCTCTTGTTTACCATGTTCGGTATTGTGCTCTACTACTCAGTGGTGATTGCCTGGTGCGTTGACTTTATATTTTATTCATTCAATCTTTCCTGGGGCGACGATCCCGACAAGTTCTTTTTCGAATCATTCCTGAACCTCAGTTCCTCCCCTGCTGAAATCGGCATTATCCAGACTCCAATACTTATCAGCCTGTTCATTGTCTGGCTTGTGAGCTGGGGGATCATAGTGCGAGGGGTGAGCCGTGGCGTCGAACTGGCTAACAGGGTGTTCATGCCTCTGCTCCTTTTGCTGACGCTGGTTCTGGTTTTCTGGTCGGTGAATCTCGAAGGTGCGATGGTCGGTATCTCGGCCTACCTCAAACCGGATTTCACAAAACTCGGCGACCCCAACGTATGGATCAGTGCCTATGGCCAGATATTCTTTACATTGAGTCTCGGTTTCGGCATCATGATCGCCTATGCAAGCTATATGCCCTATAACTCCAACATGACCGGCAGCGCGGTAATCACCGCATTGGCGAATTGCGGGTTTTCGCTACTGTCAGGATTCGGGGTGTTCGCTATTCTTGGTTTCATGTCAGTGACCCAGAGCAAGCCGCTCGAAGAGGTTGTAACGCAAAGCATCGGGCTTGCTTTTGTGGCTTATCCGAAAGCCATTTCACTGATCGGCGATGCGGGTCCCCTGTTTGGTGTGCTCTTTTTTTTGAGCCTGACCGTCGCGGGTGTATCATCGGCGATATCCATCGTTGAAGCTTTTGTTTCCGGGGCCAAGGATAAGTTCGGCATTAATCGAAAGAAGTTGGCGACCTTGCTTTGTGTTCTTGGTTTTGCCGGCAGCATCATTTTTACGACCAATGGTGGTTTATTCTGGCTCGATATCGTCGATCATTTCATCAATAATTACGGCTTGGTAATGGCAGGACTGCTAGAGTGTATCGTGGTCGGCTGGTTTTTCAGGCTCGATATTATCAGAAAGCATCTCAACAAGGTTTCGAAGATGCAGCTCGGTGTCTGGTGGAACTGGGTCATCAAGCTCTGCCTGCCTCTTTTCCTCACAGTTATTCTTTTGAACCAGCTTATCAGAGAACTTTCTGTCGCATACGGAGGATATTCCTGGGCAAGCTTGATCGGTATAGGCTGGAGCTGGATCGGCATCACTTTTCTCGTTTCCTTCATTTTCGCGGTACAACCCTGGAAAACGGATAATCACTTGGCGAAAGGACGAGGCGAGGAGCTGTAG
- a CDS encoding class I SAM-dependent methyltransferase gives MALKNHWEQVYSGTTSSKPGWYTPHLQASLCWVNQLDIPLYAPIIDVGCGISTFSEDLIDAEYRTITVLDISGKALSTVKKRLGRKKSMVTWLEGDITSVELPVHYYELWHDRAVFHFFTEKQQQRQYRKQLFNALRPGGHLILGTFAPEAPPKCSGLPVRRYTVAELEGFLGSEFVLRQHRKQQHVTPGGKGQMYLFCHFQRRE, from the coding sequence ATGGCTTTGAAAAATCACTGGGAACAGGTGTATTCGGGAACAACGTCGAGTAAACCCGGTTGGTATACGCCGCATCTTCAGGCGTCGCTCTGCTGGGTCAACCAGCTCGATATTCCGCTCTACGCACCGATAATCGACGTGGGATGTGGTATATCGACCTTTTCTGAGGATCTGATTGACGCGGAATACCGCACGATAACCGTTCTCGATATTTCCGGCAAGGCTCTTTCCACGGTTAAAAAAAGGCTGGGCAGAAAAAAAAGCATGGTTACCTGGCTTGAAGGAGATATCACATCGGTCGAGCTCCCTGTCCATTACTATGAATTGTGGCATGACCGGGCGGTTTTTCATTTCTTTACCGAAAAACAACAGCAACGACAATACCGCAAGCAACTCTTTAACGCATTGAGACCTGGTGGACACCTCATCCTTGGAACCTTTGCTCCCGAAGCTCCTCCCAAGTGCAGCGGGCTGCCCGTAAGGCGGTATACCGTTGCTGAACTTGAAGGTTTTCTGGGGAGTGAATTTGTTCTCCGTCAACACCGCAAACAACAACACGTGACTCCCGGTGGAAAGGGACAGATGTATCTGTTTTGTCACTTCCAGCGACGGGAATGA